In Crassostrea angulata isolate pt1a10 chromosome 6, ASM2561291v2, whole genome shotgun sequence, a genomic segment contains:
- the LOC128190864 gene encoding uncharacterized protein LOC128190864 isoform X1, with protein MEDYVHMFTMLMIVVHVCLSSTTIDPNMCGKGECCIDYTIEGDQCIVCPNGTHGENCSKLCQDGLYGEKCKKKCPSECNKTCDKVSGSCSGHGLDYTKDNRSKTSFEGKLADFLEENMWMIIGISSIFLCFSCIGTITYCKICRSKKKTVTRTFLSSDQNNQQLNGLRYESDGVFSNNSSTLQPPPRIRENNTPRGDNVATQPECENSKSKKRYSLVRKITISREMTSHSEYSDDNEDLYDSGEFDDSFDVCKKVQISDLPKKDSFKMFQSEDIKSKETYGKVWL; from the exons ATGGAGgattatgtacatatgtttacGATGCTGATGATTGTTGTCCATGTGTGTTTAAGCTCTACTACCATTGACCCCAATATGTGTGG AAAAGGTGAATGCTGCATAGACTATACAATTGAAGGAGATCAATGTATAg tATGTCCAAATGGAACACATGGCgaaaattgttcaaaactcTGTCAAGATGGGCTGTACGGAGAAAAGTGTAAGAAGAAATGTCCATCAGAATGCAACAAAACCTGTGATAAAGTATCTGGATCCTGCTCAGGCCATGGTCTAG ATTACACTAAAGATAACAGATCGAAGACTAGCTTTGAAGGAAAACTAGCAGACTTCTTAGAGGAAAATATGTGGATGATAATTGGAATATCatcaatatttctttgtttttcctgCATCGGGACTATTACATATTGCAAAATATG TAGGAGTAAGAAAAAGACAGTCACAAGAACAT tCTTATCATCAGATCAGAACAATCAGCAGTTAAATGGTTTGAGGTATGAGAGCGATGGAGTTTTTAGCAACAATTCATCTACCCTGCAACCACCTCCTAGAATTCGTGAAAACAACACGCCAAGGGGAGATAATGTAGCCACCCAACCAGAATGTGAAAACAGTAAATCCAAAAAGCGTTATAGTCTCGTTCGAAAAATAACTATTTCGCGGGAAATGACGTCACACTCAGAGTACAGCGATGACAATGAAGACCTGTATGACAGTGGTGAATTTGACGACAGTTTTGATGTTTGTAAAAAAGTTCAAATATCAGATCTTCCAAAAAAagattcctttaaaatgtttcaatctGAAGATATAAAATCAAAGGAAACTTATGGAAAAGTATGGCTTTAA
- the LOC128190864 gene encoding uncharacterized protein LOC128190864 isoform X2, with amino-acid sequence MEDYVHMFTMLMIVVHVCLSSTTIDPNMCGKGECCIDYTIEGDQCIVCPNGTHGENCSKLCQDGLYGEKCKKKCPSECNKTCDKVSGSCSGHGLDYTKDNRSKTSFEGKLADFLEENMWMIIGISSIFLCFSCIGTITYCKIWSKKKTVTRTFLSSDQNNQQLNGLRYESDGVFSNNSSTLQPPPRIRENNTPRGDNVATQPECENSKSKKRYSLVRKITISREMTSHSEYSDDNEDLYDSGEFDDSFDVCKKVQISDLPKKDSFKMFQSEDIKSKETYGKVWL; translated from the exons ATGGAGgattatgtacatatgtttacGATGCTGATGATTGTTGTCCATGTGTGTTTAAGCTCTACTACCATTGACCCCAATATGTGTGG AAAAGGTGAATGCTGCATAGACTATACAATTGAAGGAGATCAATGTATAg tATGTCCAAATGGAACACATGGCgaaaattgttcaaaactcTGTCAAGATGGGCTGTACGGAGAAAAGTGTAAGAAGAAATGTCCATCAGAATGCAACAAAACCTGTGATAAAGTATCTGGATCCTGCTCAGGCCATGGTCTAG ATTACACTAAAGATAACAGATCGAAGACTAGCTTTGAAGGAAAACTAGCAGACTTCTTAGAGGAAAATATGTGGATGATAATTGGAATATCatcaatatttctttgtttttcctgCATCGGGACTATTACATATTGCAAAATATG GAGTAAGAAAAAGACAGTCACAAGAACAT tCTTATCATCAGATCAGAACAATCAGCAGTTAAATGGTTTGAGGTATGAGAGCGATGGAGTTTTTAGCAACAATTCATCTACCCTGCAACCACCTCCTAGAATTCGTGAAAACAACACGCCAAGGGGAGATAATGTAGCCACCCAACCAGAATGTGAAAACAGTAAATCCAAAAAGCGTTATAGTCTCGTTCGAAAAATAACTATTTCGCGGGAAATGACGTCACACTCAGAGTACAGCGATGACAATGAAGACCTGTATGACAGTGGTGAATTTGACGACAGTTTTGATGTTTGTAAAAAAGTTCAAATATCAGATCTTCCAAAAAAagattcctttaaaatgtttcaatctGAAGATATAAAATCAAAGGAAACTTATGGAAAAGTATGGCTTTAA
- the LOC128190865 gene encoding uncharacterized protein LOC128190865, which translates to MTMFDTSRLSLLETTIVITELLSTLSAKDCNRFNGICCYNEYFDSSTGRCLSCTDGRFGKNCNLSCTRGYYGHLCSKPCECEAHMCNEHTGCKTRQNETSHEKDHNWVVVSLSILVPIVVSVICAVIYLRRGIKRYLQRLANLCLGRDATKSQGCNIVQQQNCMAVEIVANGKSLSSDYDEVRLSQLIRNSTNRASLQSSGDRTTGNPVEGKFAHFDGIDNAKNEIADYSRLLLRKKQSTCILIDTVVSEDDGYALLRTNVKKDTNADVKPNPKY; encoded by the exons ATGACAATGTTTGACACAAGCCGCCTGTCTTTATTAGAGACGACAATTGTGATCACTGAATTACTTTCAACACTGTCTGCAAAAGACTGTAACAG GTTTAATGGAATTTGTTGCTACAATGAATATTTCGACTCAAGCACTGGGAGATGTTTAA GCTGCACAGATGGAAGGTTTGGTAAAAATTGTAACTTATCTTGTACAAGAGGATACTACGGTCATCTCTGTTCAAAACCATGTGAATGTGAGGCTCACATGTGTAATGAACATACTGGTTGTAAGACTCGACAGAATGAGACTT CACACGAGAAAGATCACAATTGGGTGGTAGTAAGCCTCAGTATATTGGTGCCCATTGTAGTCAGCGTCATTTGTGCAGTAATTTACCTCCGACGGGGAATAAAGCG GTATTTGCAACGTTTGGCGAATCTCTGTCTAG GTAGAGATGCAACAAAATCACAAGGATGCAACATTGTTCAGCAACAAAATTGCATGGCAGTAGAAATAGTTGCCAACGGGAAAAGTTTATCTTCAGATTACGATGAAGTTCGTTTGTCTCAATTAATTCGTAATAGTACTAATCGTGCGAGTCTACAATCAAGTGGAGATAGAACGACGGGAAATCCTGTTGAGGGTAAATTTGCACATTTTGATGGCATTGATAATGCTAAAAATGAAATTGCAGATTATAGTCGGCTATTGCTGAGAAAAAAGCAGAGTACATGCATTTTGATTGATACAGTGGTTTCGGAGGATGATGGATATGCTCTTTTAAGAACAAATGTCAAGAAAGATACAAATGCAGACGTCAAACCCAACccaaaatattaa